CCTTGAAAAGTCTTCAAGACAGTCAAACCTTAATATTGTATAGTTTGAAGACTCACCTAGAGTCTTTCAAATCCAATTCACTTGATGGCTTTGAAGAGTCTTTAGACCCACTTGAAAGAAACTCATCAGCGACAGTTTTACCCCGAAGACTCTCCACCCTCACTCGATGCATCTCTTTGAAAAGTTTGAAGGCTTTCAATCGTAGACTCCTACCAAATATCTATAAATACTTACTCTCTAAGGTAAATGGATCTTTTTGAAACTCTTTTCAGACCCTTGGATCTTTATCTATATTCTCTAGAACCAAAAACTTAAGACTCTAAACCCTACAAGACTCATCGAGAACCAATTCTCCTAAAGATTGACCTTGGACATACTACATACACGCATTTTATACTTGTATCTGTACTTTATTGTATGGACATTAATGTCTGGTCTAGATATCGGAGAGCACGCATGGGGAAGATCTTTGTGTGTTTTCTAACAACCTTTATGTTGCAGATACTTGAGGATCATATCTCGAAGAGCTAGAAAACTGTTCCTCAAAGGACTCCGAAGAAAGTCACTCAAAGACTCAGACCCATCTGGAGACCATTTCCCAAAAACTCCCAGAGTTAGTCCGCCCTAAAGATTCCTACGATTTTTCGGGATCCTAAAACCTTAGCCCTAAGTCAAATTCGAGTTTTCATTGACCCCTGGTAACTAtttgaattttctcaaaaacttctaaaataaataaatttaattattataattaggtAACTAGACTTTCCAATctacaacaataaataaaattatctatcAAAATTTTGACCTTTTCATACTTAAAAccctttaaataatttttttagttatacATTTATCAACAATTTTTATTAACCTTGGGAAATGTTTTaactatttttgtaaaattttctcttataaaaatttattgaccTTTCGTCAAACCAATAGATTATTAgtctaattataataattatatatacaagaacaaacaaacaaagcaTGTAATAAATACTCTCggtcttttccttttcctcttcctcttcaccttcatcttcatcttcatcttcatccatGGTTCTCAATTTGGTAATTTCCCTTGGCTTCCATTGAGCATGAGAACTCATATGGTCTCTAGCTGTGGTGCTTCGATTGCAGCTCATGCCTTAGAACTCATAATAATTGAGATTCAATTGTATAGCACAGCTTGTGATTTGGTTGGAGTCAATGGCTATTGGAGTCTTCAATTAAATACCACTTGGCATTGTAAAGCAAGCATGCACGTTGAAgcagtaaataataataatatatataacatcaaaGAGGAAccagtttaataaatacaaGGTGACGTCAAAGCCTTCTTCCTAGACCGACAAGACCGGCTCTCACATTCCAAGGAGTGCAGCCGTAGGACTGATCCTGCGAGTACTTCCCGGACCTTGACAGCTCCAAGAGAGAGGAACtgttggaggaggaggaggaggacgacgacgacgacgaagaGCTTGAATCGCGAAGCAACGACACAAAGTCCTGATCAGACCCGGAAGAATCCCAGCTAGGAAACCTCAAGGGCACGGTATTGTCAATTTTCCTGCTTTTCTGAAGCTTgaagttaattttaattctcTTCCAAAACCAGATCAATCTTGGTGGGGCCTCCATGTCCTGCTCGAAACATGGCCTAGGCAGACTATGGCCTTGCACTGCCGGTGGAGGATTGGGGGGCGGAATGGCTTCTTGCTGCACCGGCTCACTGGATTTTCCGGGCATCGTTTCCCACGTAAATGGAACCCCTTCTGCGAGCTGGTAATACAAATGTGAAGACTGACCTGCTGAGGAATTTCTCGACATGATTTTGCTAGCCAAGAATCTATCAACCTGTTCGGGACATGTGCTTGTGTATATTAATTCTCTTCATTCTGTGAAAAGTTCCGAAAGAAGATATAACTTCTCATGATCAAAAAGAAATACatcattttgatccactaaaccAGTACTGTCCTACAATTTTAATCTTCAATCAACTGTGGTAGACTTGTTGAGCAACACAAGGCCACATAAGGGTACTTGATATCTCTTACAATACCAAAGGAAAACTGTGAATTGAGCAACAAATTAAAACCAGGAACAAATATGAAACTAGAAACGTCTAGTGGCACGAACCAGTACCGATGTGATGTCAGCAGGGCTGCAAACAAAAGGTCCATGTAGAGGATCCTTTTCGAACTCCGGGGACTCTGAAGGATGGCGATCTGAGCAGGGCATTGACGAAGATGAAGATTCAGAACTTGGATTATAGGCTGAGGCTATAAATTTTCCATCACACTGGCATAACTCTGAGCTTTCAAATTTCTCACTGAACAGTATCTTCTTGCACCTCTTCCACAGCCGGCTGACCGGTTTCCATCGGTTGGAGTCCTTGGGCTGCTCGACACAACTAGGCGTCGGCAGCCCCAAGCCCTGCAGTGCCGGTGGAGGGGTGAGGGGTGGAACCGGCTCCTTTTCAGGCAGGTTCTTGGGCGTCCCCGGCTGCATCTCCCATTGAAATGGGACGCCTTGAGCATCCCGGTAATACAGACGAAAAGACTGCCCTGGGGAGGAATCCCTTAGAAACAGCCTGTCAAAATAGAAGCCATCTCCTTGAAGCACTGTTACTGGCTCTTCTTCTACCTTGTTCTGGTCCATTTCCCCTGATCAAATGGCTTTGTTTTCaagtacatacatatatatatatatatatatctttctatGCTCTTCGGGTCAGTCTGGTTGCTGGGACATGAAACCATGCATTTATAACCTTCAATTCGCGGTCTTCAATGGCGAATGACTCGGCTTCCTCAGTGACAGAAAAGCAAAGGAAAGAAGATTGTCAAGAAGGCTACTTTCAGCCATTTTTGGCCATTGTTAGGGGCTCTCACGCATGTGAAGATGTGCAATTGCCAAACCCTGAAGCCATGcttgccttttctttctttccactTACCGCTCCCTTGAAGACTTGCTTTAAACTACAGATACAAACCAATGAGGCATTATGGAGACACCTTCAGATATTGGTACATTGAATGTCAGCATcagtttaatttaaatatcaatatatatCGTCGACTTCCTTAGGTTTTTCATCCTGTTCTGTTTTCTTACATTTTTTCCCCTTCTTAAAGCGAAGTCCACGCATTAACCTAATTAGTGTGAGCAAGAAGCTATACGGGTTAcacaagtttaaaaaaatatatattaattaaatcaagaaaaaatactTAACTTTTTGGATTAACTTATGATCAGAGATTATAATAGTTTCATTTGACATTAAAATACAAACCTTTTTAGAAATAACCtcaaatacaaatttttatatacttatGATTTATGATCTACTACACATGTTCGATTAATTTACTTTatacacttaaaaataataattatcatcTATGGGcaaaaaatagagaaggaaaaaaaaaaaaggcggCTAGCCTCCGCGCTGCAGCAGAGGTGGAAAAGCGACAAGCAAGCAGTGTCAATAGAGAATGCAAATTGAAAAGGTGGTTTGGAAGGAACCCATGATTGATTAGGCACAGATGTTCTATGTAGCTGtgaatttgattaattatatgtaaaaaGATTGAACGGCTTATTAGGAGCAAACTTCCAGTGTTTCATTCTCGAAGCAATCAACCAAAGGTAACCGAATAGAGGGAGCCTTtactttttgtaattttttcagGTGCTTCGGTTGATGAAGTCCAAGGAAAACGACTCCCGCTTGACCTAACCTCGGAGAACAAGAACCTGGCCTGTAGCCACTCATTTACCCCAATATAATTAGAAGAAaatcaggaaaaaaaattatgaaagaaAGTCAGCCTAAGTGGATTTGGTAGCCAAGGAATGCCGTGAATTTTAGGAAACATGCAACAACTCAACTTCCAAACAGTTGCTtctatctcttcctctcttctttaaAAGAAAGCCAAGGTGAGAGTCTAGGCGGTATTTGGTTGAAACCACTCTTATACAATAACTGGAACTCCCATTTGTCCAAATTATCAACATGGGCCTTTTTTGCAACATTAAAGAACAGTCCCAAAAGGTTCCTTTGCAATCAAAATGCATGCGGAGTTGCAAAATGTGAGTCCGAAAGCATCATTGAGACTTATAATGTAAAATCTAATGAAAATTACGGAAGCCAAAGAATTTGATAGAGAACTATTCCCTCCAATCATCTTTCATATGTGCGTATCAGTATAAGCTCCAACTAAGGAACAATCATACACTAACCAAACCCGCCATCACGGCTTACAAGAAGTACACTCGAGTTTCCTACAGGTACAAATATATCATCCTCCATATCTTAGCCAAACTAAGCATAGATCCTCCTCCTACATTCTATCTAATTGTAATTAAGCTTAATCGGCACAGCAGCCATCCACCCCATGCCAAAATAGTATCAATTTGGATTGAAAACGAACAGCCAGCACGATAGCATTGCAAACTCTGCTTAGGTGGTTTCACAGCCCCTTAGCGCCAACAACAGAAACTTGTTAGATTTGGAACCACTAAAAAACAGAATCATTTATCATCAGATAGATCAAACTttggtaattaaattaatcttttCCTCTTTTGTTCTTGTTCTATTTGTCTTGTACATAAATGTATTGTTTTCCACAAACTACCAACACAGCCAATTACTGTTGGACATAAATTCAACTAGTCTTCTTTGTATATTAAATGTGAATAATATAGAAAAGTTTGTGGGGCGTGCGTGTGTGCGCGCTTGGTCTTATGACATATCCATCATGAAGATCAACAGCTTTATTTAGAAGACCTTTCTACTTCATTCCAAAGTATATCTTGCCAAAATTCACTCCAGAAACAGCCAGTTCATCTCTATAAGAACACACCCGTCATgtcaagaattttaaaaattcataggACATGAAAAgcaaaaatactcaaaaaattgataggacatatgaaaagaaaaaataagcaaACAAGCAATTCAAGAACTACAACGGCAGTTATAGTTCACCATCCAAAATGGCCAGAAGAGTAGATTCAGAGCAAGTTTATACCTCAGCTGGTGATGAAATAATTGAATCCCTGTCAGAATTCAAATGGCCACTCAGCCTCCTGCACAAGTACAAATAACAGGATGAAACCCCACTTAACTGAGGGGTACAAGAAGTGAAAGGCAATACCTTGGCCTCTCGGATTTGGCAAGATGTTTAGACATTATGGATGCCTGCAATCAGACGCAATgttatgtttcatttttttctcaatgGGGGAATTAGAAGTAAATTGCAATACAGTCAATTTTGAACTGAAAAAGATTCAGTGCATTTACCATGGTGGAGTATTTGGCACTCACCTGACATAGAGTCCACTTCCAGTCATGTAAAACATAtttacaaaactcaagacaCAGCACAGGAAATATAAATCTATGCCAAAGGTAATTAACAAGTGCATGCAAAGATACATTTCATCATTTACTTTCAGCCACATCCAAATTTGTGTACGTAAGCTATAACTTCACCAGAAATAGCATATAACAACCCTCCTAATGACCAGAATTTAATATGTCGCCATAAACATCCCTGTTGAGATGAAATCTAATGGGTATACCAAGTCTTAAGGCAGTTAAATAAGAAATTCTGATAATGGAAGAGAACCCAATATATAGGAGTAAATCAGGTAGGTGCTATGTGCAAATGGGGATCATTGGGTGGACTGCTTTTGGATAGGAATCCTCATCCTGATACTTGGACGACTAATAGATATTGAGGTTATGGAAGATGGCTCCAATAATATGCTTAGCTAGTTTGGGAATGACAAGGGTAGGTATGGGATAGGCACCCCAATCCTAGATGTGCTGAATACTGTGCACCCCCCTCCCTGTCTATAATGAAGGAAGCACTATCAACAAAGACGATAAGACTACATATGCTGCATGTGATTAAACAAAGGGAACAAATTTAGATTTTGATCAATATTTGTGGAAAATTCAGTACCTGCTCCTGGATTATGCTCCTTGCCTCAACTAGCTGAGCTTCAAGCTCAAGCTCCCTTTCAGTTGCTTCAGAACTGACTTCTGCCTCTCTTTGTGCATCTTGCAGCTGGCCCATGCGCTCCTAAATTGTGGAAGCAGCAGACAAGTACATCAAG
The sequence above is a segment of the Diospyros lotus cultivar Yz01 chromosome 7, ASM1463336v1, whole genome shotgun sequence genome. Coding sequences within it:
- the LOC127806288 gene encoding uncharacterized protein LOC127806288, with translation MDQNKVEEEPVTVLQGDGFYFDRLFLRDSSPGQSFRLYYRDAQGVPFQWEMQPGTPKNLPEKEPVPPLTPPPALQGLGLPTPSCVEQPKDSNRWKPVSRLWKRCKKILFSEKFESSELCQCDGKFIASAYNPSSESSSSSMPCSDRHPSESPEFEKDPLHGPFVCSPADITSVDRFLASKIMSRNSSAGQSSHLYYQLAEGVPFTWETMPGKSSEPVQQEAIPPPNPPPAVQGHSLPRPCFEQDMEAPPRLIWFWKRIKINFKLQKSRKIDNTVPLRFPSWDSSGSDQDFVSLLRDSSSSSSSSSSSSSSNSSSLLELSRSGKYSQDQSYGCTPWNVRAGLVGLGRRL